The Chloroflexota bacterium region AGTCCCATCCGGGTCATTTACCTTGACGGTTACGGTAGCTGCCGTAGGATGTGGGAACAGGCTCATGTTGTCGGTGGCGCTACCAGCATCTGCTACAAAGCCAGTCGGCAGGGTGCTCAACTGGTTATCAACCATCATGGCGACTACCGCTGCCTGTACGTTGCTGAACTCGGTTTCCCCTGCCTCCGCCTCACCTCGTCCGATGAACCGCCCCACGTTGGGGATGACCACTGCCGCCAGCACGCCGAGGATGGCCACCACGATAAGCAGCTCGATGAGCGTGAAACCCTTCTCGCCTCTCTTCGGCAATCTCATTTCTTCACCTCCTCCTCTCATACTTATAGATTACTCATACCCGGTGGTTTGCTGAGTTATCGTTCCTAGCTTATCAACATAGTAAGTGCCATTGGACATCTCGGTAGCGACATAGTTGACCAGGTTTGTGGTGGCGTTATCCGCGGTGATATCGTGCCGGTAAAGGATATATCCGTTCTTGTCGCTGGCGGTGTAGGCAGTCCCATCCGGGTCATTTACCTTGACGGTTACGGTAGCTGCCGTAGGATGTGGGAACAGGC contains the following coding sequences:
- a CDS encoding type II secretion system GspH family protein encodes the protein MRLPKRGEKGFTLIELLIVVAILGVLAAVVIPNVGRFIGRGEAEAGETEFSNVQAAVVAMMVDNQLSTLPTGFVADAGSATDNMSLFPHPTAATVTVKVNDPDGT